The sequence aaaaattacagtcctctacatgctttgtaagtaggaaaaactgcaaaatcggcagtgtatcaaatacttgctcTCCCCACTGTATTTAACCTTTCCCTATTGACACATTTTTGGCCTGATATCCATTATCTTTGAAAAACAACACAAAAGTATTACTCctatcaaaagtaaaaatagAAAAAGAGCAGCATTTTGTTTAAATACACTCAAATTTGCAATAAGGCACAGATCCAACAGCACTCCTCATCTACGATGGATAGGATATAGCTGCACAAGTCTTACAGCTTTACTCAAGAGTCCGAAGACTGATACTCAACTGGGGCCATTCCCTCAAGGTTGTGCCAATCATGAAAGCAATTTCTGTCTGGAATGACACAAAGTGGTACGCCACACTCATTGCACTTCCAGGGAGTGTCTTTGGAGTGTCCCGATTTCTTGCAGAGTTCGCATCGCTTTCGTCCTGCAGAACTTCTCTTGCTTTTGTCTGCCACAGGCTTGATCGGGACAGGTGTATGTCCAGTGTTTGTCGGCTTGGACTGAGTCTCAATGGACACCTCACAGAGCTGGGCCACGAGCGCTTGtgtgaattctttgtgggtcatGGGCTGCATCTTGTTCACTTTACACAGATCCTTGTGAATGATGTAGCTGTTAGTAGTCGCTATGTCCACAAAATGGTAGAACAATGTTCGGTACCACTTCATTGTTTTGCGGTGGGCTGAGAAGTAAGTAATCAGTTGGTCAGATAAGTCAACACCTCCCATGTTTTTATTGTATTCTAGAATTGGGGTGGGTACTGGAATTGACTCATGAGACCATTTGCCATCCTTATTCTTGCGTTTTCTTTTTATTGTCTCCCCTCCATACGCTTGATGAATGGTGGTACCCATTGACACTTCCCGGGCATCCTTCCACTTCACAAAGAGCAGGGAGCCCTCCCTTATCCACCGCAAAGATCCTCTTGGGGATTTCTTGGTCAGCGCATTTTCTTCTGATCTTGGGAAGCCCATTCTGCCTTCCCTCATGGTACCACAAGCTCCCATTTTCATATCAAACAAGTCCTTGAATAATTTTGGGCTGGAGAAGTAGTTGTCAAGATACACGTGGTAACCTGAGCCAAGAACAGAGGGCCTTACGAGGGACATCACTGAATCGTGACAAATTCCAAAGCCAACGGGAAACGTGTTTTTACCGATATACACAGCATAGTCCACTGTATAGCCATTGCTGGAGTCAGCTAACACAAAAATCTTAAAGCCAAATTTAGTGGGCTTTGACTTGATATATTCAATCAACCCATTTCTTGCTTTTGATGCCACCATCCGTTCATCTACAGCCAGGTTTCTATGTGGGTGGAAACAGGACATGCAGGCATGACGAATGTCATTCATTAATGGTTTGAGCCGAAATAGCCTATCATATTCAGGAGTGCCCTTTTTACTGTCATTGACAGCATCCTCATCAGGATCACTCATGTGAATGTTCCATGATATGATTCTGTATCTATCCCTGTTCATCACAGTAGCTGGAAACGGAATTGAGAAGATGGAGTTTGTTATCCAGTAATCACTGATAGCTCTTGTCTTAACCAGAGCAGTAAAGAAGACCAATCCAATGAATTTGTAAAACTCCTTCACAGTTATATCTATCCACTTAAACTTTTTGCCCCTACCAATGTTTCTAGCCGCTTGTCTATTTGTATTGTCGCAGAGGGTTCTGACCGTGACTTTTGTAAAAAACATTTGAAATAAGTCTAACGGTGAGTACATGGCTGAGGGATCTACTTGAGGTCCAGGAGGTCTGCTTGGACAAAATCTCAAAGGTTGAGGACCCTCATCAGGGTGTTCCTCTGTTTTCCATGGCTGATCTGACTCGGTTGTTCTGTGTGGTAAGCGAGAGTTTTTTCTTGGGGTTGAGAGACGTGGTACTTTGGACTTTAATGAGGGTGAGGCCGGCACTCTTTTACGTGGAGAATAGGTCTTTGTTGACAAATTCACTGACGGGCTACGCTGTTGGTCTGGATGCAAGGTGCTCAGCAGTGGGGCTTCATCTTCATCCGTTTTAACACTATGAAAATAAACATGAGTAATTATCAATTCAGCAAACATGTTTTGCACAACACTTCCAATTGAGCGACAGCTATTGCCATCTGTATTGGACTTCAATTCACTTTCAAACTTGAAGGTTAAAAAGACAAGAACTAGGTACACAGTGCCTATAGAAAGTCTACACCCACTAACTTTTTTCAAATTTTGTTGTCAGTGCCTCAGAGATTCATGCATTTAAATAGGGATTTTTCCCACTTATCTACACACCATACTCCACACTTTTGGCAGcagttacagctgtgagtctgttgGGAAAGGTCTCTACCAACTTTGCACACCTAGATTTGGCAAtgtattattttttacaaaactgttcaagctctgtcaagttccTTGGGAATGTTGATGGACAGCACATTTTCGATTTGATTTAGGTCGGGGCTCTGACTGGGGCACTCATGGACATTTACCTTTTTATTCCTGAGCCACTCCACTAactttggctgtgtgcttcgggtcattgtcatgctgaaaggtaCACTTCAGCTTTCTTGCTGAGAGcagcaggttttcctcaaggactTCTCTTGCTCCATTCATTTTCCAGGTGAgtaacatccccacaacatgatgctgccaccaccatgcttcacagtagggatggtgctgTAAGGCTTCGCATTTTTTTCCGCACAAGTTAAATTTTTAGTTTAGTCAGACAACAAAGCATAATTCAAATGGTATTCAAGGCTTTCTTGAGTAATGGCTTCTTTCTTGTCACCCTACATGCCAGATTTGTGGGGTGCTTGGGATAATGTTGTCACATGATACACataagatggcgccgacagatatGGTAACTCCtaacaactttgcagtatttagttttgTGTTATTTTTTACAATATTAGCCCAAATTTTTTTGTgttatccaaaagttatttccgaCTGTATGTAATATCAGAGCGGCGGTAGCTCACCAGCATTACGACTTTTCCGAATTGGATGCTTGGTTCGTACCCCCCCATGGCAATTGAACTTATTTCAGAGGCTGCTCCAAAATACAGCCGGTGGAGAAGAGGAATTCGGAGTGGCCTTCTAGTCGACTTAAGAGGCGTGCACACTATGGCTGgaagatatacagttgaagtcggaagtttacatacacttaagttggagtcattaaaacttgtttttcaaccactccacaatttttttgttaacaaactatagttttggcaagtcggttagtacATCTACTTTAAACATGACAAGACATTTTTTCCTGCAATTGttaagacagattatttcactgttccagtgggtcagaagtttacttacactaagttaacagtgcctttaaacaacttggaaatttccagaaatgatgtcatggctttagaaggttcttataggctaattaacataatttgagtcaattggaggtgtacctgtggatgtatttcaaggcctaccttcaaactcagtgcatctttgcttgacatcatgggaaaatcaaaagaaatcagtcaagacctcagaatttgtttttgtagacctccaccagtctggttcatccttgggagcattttccaaacacctgaggtaccacgttcatctctacaaacaatCGTACGCAAATAaacacaccatgggaccatgcagccttcatacagctcaggaaggagatacgttctgtctcctggagatgaacgtactttggtgcgaaaagtgcaaatcaatcccagaacaacggcaaaggaccttgtgaagatgctggaggaaacaggtacaaaagtatctatatccacattaaacaagtcctatatcaaacTTAACCTGAAAGTCctctcagcaaagaagaagccactgctcaaaccgccataagaaagccagactatggtttgcaactgcacatggggacaaagatcgtactttttggagaaatgtagaactgtttggccataatgaccatcgttatgtttggaggaaaaagggggaggcttgcaagccgaagaacacaatcccaaccgtgaagcacgggggtggcagcatcatgttgtgagggtgctttgctgcaggagggactggtgcacttcacaaaatagatggcatcatgagttgggaaattatgtggatatattgaagcagcatcacaagacatcagtcaggaagttaaagcttggtcgcaaatgagtcttccaaatggacaatgaccccaagcgtacttccaaagttgtggcaaaatggcttaaggacaacaaagttagggtattggagtggccatcacaaagccctgacaacaatcctattgaaaatttgtgggcagaactgaaaaagcgtgtgcgagcaaggaggcctacagacctgactcagttacaccagctccgtcaggaggaatgggccaaaattcacccaacttattgtgggaagcttgtgaaatgctacccaaaatgtttgacccaagttaaacaatttaaatgcaatgctaccaaatactaattgagtgtatgtaaacttctgaaccactgggaatgtgataaaataaataaaaactgaaataa is a genomic window of Oncorhynchus keta strain PuntledgeMale-10-30-2019 chromosome 19, Oket_V2, whole genome shotgun sequence containing:
- the LOC118398147 gene encoding piggyBac transposable element-derived protein 4-like, producing the protein MESDTEMEDFDSSEEGSNWSDDSYLADEDFSFEYQEGVDPHEDALDWEEDSNESAGDTPRKESQSESGVKCSDSPEEPWLPCKGSQSTRTSSVKTDEDEAPLLSTLHPDQQRSPSVNLSTKTYSPRKRVPASPSLKSKVPRLSTPRKNSRLPHRTTESDQPWKTEEHPDEGPQPLRFCPSRPPGPQVDPSAMYSPLDLFQMFFTKVTVRTLCDNTNRQAARNIGRGKKFKWIDITVKEFYKFIGLVFFTALVKTRAISDYWITNSIFSIPFPATVMNRDRYRIISWNIHMSDPDEDAVNDSKKGTPEYDRLFRLKPLMNDIRHACMSCFHPHRNLAVDERMVASKARNGLIEYIKSKPTKFGFKIFVLADSSNGYTVDYAVYIGKNTFPVGFGICHDSVMSLVRPSVLGSGYHVYLDNYFSSPKLFKDLFDMKMGACGTMREGRMGFPRSEENALTKKSPRGSLRWIREGSLLFVKWKDAREVSMGTTIHQAYGGETIKRKRKNKDGKWSHESIPVPTPILEYNKNMGGVDLSDQLITYFSAHRKTMKWYRTLFYHFVDIATTNSYIIHKDLCKVNKMQPMTHKEFTQALVAQLCEVSIETQSKPTNTGHTPVPIKPVADKSKRSSAGRKRCELCKKSGHSKDTPWKCNECGVPLCVIPDRNCFHDWHNLEGMAPVEYQSSDS